A genomic stretch from Rhabdothermincola salaria includes:
- a CDS encoding dienelactone hydrolase family protein, giving the protein MRITLPSGTAAALARPDGAERGLVVIPDIMGLRPLFDDMVDRLAADTGWAVCAAEPFAGHEDWTIEQRMGGGVADVGDERVLGDVVAAAEATGCDTVGVIGFCMGGMFTFKAAATGRFHRAVGFYGMIRLPEPWRGPSLAEPLDALASPERCPTMAVIGTVDPYTPPQDVADAEALGVHVVRYEGADHGFVHDPSRPAHRADDAADAWQRTLEFLGT; this is encoded by the coding sequence ATGCGCATCACACTGCCCTCCGGCACCGCGGCCGCCCTCGCCCGCCCCGACGGGGCCGAGCGAGGCCTCGTGGTCATCCCCGACATCATGGGCCTGCGCCCGCTCTTCGACGACATGGTCGATCGCCTGGCCGCCGACACCGGCTGGGCGGTGTGCGCCGCGGAACCCTTCGCCGGCCACGAGGACTGGACCATCGAGCAGCGCATGGGCGGCGGGGTGGCCGACGTGGGCGACGAACGGGTGCTCGGCGACGTGGTCGCCGCCGCCGAGGCCACCGGCTGCGACACGGTCGGGGTCATCGGCTTCTGCATGGGCGGCATGTTCACCTTCAAGGCCGCGGCCACGGGTCGGTTCCACCGCGCCGTCGGCTTCTACGGGATGATCCGCCTGCCCGAGCCGTGGCGAGGGCCGTCGCTGGCCGAGCCGCTCGACGCCCTGGCCTCTCCCGAGCGCTGCCCGACCATGGCCGTCATCGGCACGGTCGATCCGTACACCCCGCCACAGGACGTGGCCGACGCCGAGGCCCTCGGCGTGCACGTGGTGCGCTACGAAGGCGCCGACCACGGGTTCGTGCACGACCCCAGCCGACCGGCGCACCGGGCCGACGACGCGGCCGACGCCTGGCAGCGCACCCTGGAGTTCCTGGGCACCTGA